Within the Sebaldella sp. S0638 genome, the region TGAGTCATAGCCGAATTTTATATCTTCGTATTTTATTCCGTCTTTTTTACTTAGCTTTTTCTCTATTTCCTCAAAAGTAAACTTTTTAAAAACATTACTTACAGTATTCTTAAAATTTAATTTTCCTATTCCCATAAGCGACCACCTTTTCTCTTCATAAAACACTTAATTTATTCTGATATATTCCATTAATTATACCACAAAACATAGAATTTTTCTCCATTAAAGTCCTGTTTTTACAAAACTTCTTTCAGGGGACACAGAGAGTTATAAATACTAAAATCTTTATAGAATATCCGTATATTTAAAAAAGGAAAATAAAATCACTGCCGTATCCGGCATATTTTATCTTCCTTATTTATTAATTTTGTACTGCTTTAGTTAAAGGCGGAATAATTTGTTTCTTTCTTGAAACTACTCCATTCAGTGTCAAAATTCCGTTATTCATGCTTTGTCCAAAAGCTTTTTCCGCTATATCCGCTCTGCTTCCAGCTGCCATTGCTACAGAATTGTTATTTAGTATATCAGTAATTACAAACATAAACATATCAAGATTTTCTTTTGTTATAAAATCACTTATTGATTTTTCAAGTTCTGCTTTTTTAGCAAGCAGTTTATTTGTGTCAACAGTACTTACCTGAGCAACTGCCAGTTTAAGAGTATCTATCTCAAATATTTTCATATCCATATTAAGCAGTTCTTCATTAGTTTTATCATCTAGGTTTGTTCCTGCTATAAGCATGTCAATACCGTATTTTTCAAGGTCTGTTCCAGAAATAACAGCCAGTTCTTTTGCAGCTGCCACATCTCTGTCAGTGCATGTAGGCGACTTAAATAAGAGAGTATCAGACACTATTGCACTCAGCATTAATCCTGCTATATTCTTTTCAGGAACCAGTCCTGCTTCTTTATACAGCTCAAAAACCAGTGTAGAAGTACATCCTACTATATCCATTCTTACTTTCAGAGGCTCATCAGTATGAAAATTCGATATTCTGTGGTGATCCACCAGTTCCAGAATCTTAGCTTCTTCAAATCCGTCTGCTGTCTGTGTTCTTTCATTATGATCCACGAGTATTACACTTTCCCCGCTTATATTTGTCTGTAATCTTGGCTTTTCCACATTAAAATGTTCCAGAACATACTCTGTTTCCTTATTAATCTCACCGAGTCTTATCGGTATTGTATTTGCTCCTGTTTTATTTTTTAAAGCCGAATAGGCTATTGCTGAACATATACTGTCTGTATCAGGGTTTTTGTGTCCTAATACCAATATTTCTTTTGACATTAATTCTTCCTCCTAATTTTTATTTATCTATTCTTATTTAATTATATAAGCCGCCAAAGGCAGATATTATAGAAAAGATCAAAAAAGTCGTCAAAAAACCTATTGCTCCTCCTACAAGTACCTCTTTAAAACTGTGTATTTTTGATTTTACCCTGCTTTGTGCTACTAAAAGTGCCATTAATAATCCAAGAAGCAGTATTCTGATATCACTTGTCAGAAATAAAATCATTGCAAAAATAGAAAATGCTATTGCACTGTGTCCGCTCGGCATTCCTCCTTCAAGCGGTGTTCCTTTTCCCCAGAAGGCCTTTAGCGTAACAACTATAAGACATATAAGTCCCAGTGTTATTGCCACTATATTCCCTGTTCTTGCTGCTATTCTGGTAATCTGGAGATTAGTATTAAATATATTCAGTATTCTATCATAAAAAATCAGATATCCTACTATTATTGCATTTATTGCCGCTATCAAAACACCGGCTGCTGCTACGTCTTTTGCCAGTTTGGCAAGAACATGCCTTTCGGGAGATATTAAATCCACGATTGCTTCTACTGAGGTATTTATCAGTTCGGTAATAAGAACAAGCGAAATAGTCAGAGCCAGAACCATCAGTTCCAGTTTGCTTATATTAGTCAGTATGGCAATGGTAATTATAACAATTGATACAAAAACATGTACTTTCATATGTTTCTCATGTCTTATTGTTTCAATGGTACCTTCTATGGCAAAGTTAAAGCTGTCTATTATTTTCCTGTCCCGTTCTCTTTCTTTTTTTATATCCCAGTCCAGATCCTGATATTTTTTAAAAAATTTAAATTTCTTCACTGTGATCAGCCTCTCTCATAGCCAATTTCTTTTAGTAACTGCTCTTCCTTCTCTCTCATTACTTTTTTATCTTCTTCGTCAATATGGTCATATCCCAGCAGGTGAAGCATCCCGTGACATAATACATAATAAAATTCTCTTTCTACGCTGTGTTCATATTCTTCTGCCTGTTCCCTTACTTTTTCCTCGGAAATTATTATATCTCCCAGAATATTAAAAGGCCCTATATTTTCTGTTTCATTATAGGCAAACGAAATAACATCAGTCGGAGTGTCTTTTCCTCTGTATTCACTGTTGATGTTCTTTATTACCTCATTTGTAGTTATCAAAAATGATATATATATATTTTCTATATTTTCCACTTTCTCATGTTCAAGGATCAGATCCACAAACTCGTTTATTTTTTCTTCATCCATAAATTCCTGTACATCTGAAATATCATAAGTTATTTCTATATTACTCATGTTTAAAATCCTCATCTTCCACTAATTTTTTATTTTCCCCTACTTTAGGATATTGTATTCTTTGGTGGTAAGCTCCCTGAAGTACATCCAGAAAGGCTTTTATTATTACTTCTATCTCTCTCAGAGTTATATCCGCAGATGAAAGCTGTCCGTCCTCTATCTTATATTTTATCAGATATCTTACAAGACTTTCCACATTTTCTTTTGTTTTGTCTTCTGCTGCTCTCACTGCTGCTTCTATTGTATCTGCCATTAATATTATTGCTGATTCTTTTGTTCTTGGTTTTGGCCCGCTGTATCTGAAATCCTGTTCTCTTATCTCTTCGCCTTCTTCTTTTGCCTTATTATAAAAATACTGCACAAGTGTAGTACCGTGATGCTCTACCATTATATCCAGAATCTCTTTTGGAAGATTATATTTTTTCCCCATTGCCACACCGTCTTTAGTGTGAGAAATAATAATCAATGCACTTAATGTAGGCTTTATATGATTATGAGGATTTTCCCTTCCTTTTTGGTTTTCCACAAAGAAATTAGGTCTTTTCATTTTTCCTATATCATGATAGTACGACGCCACCCTTGCAAAAGTGGCATTTGCCCCTATTGATTCCGCCGCTCTTTCCGCAAGTGCACCCACCATAATACTGTGGTGGAATGTACCTGATGCTTTTACCAGCAGACTTCTCAATAAAGGATGTGAAAAGTCGCTTAGTTCAAGAAGTTTTATATTGGTCAGTATGTCAAAGGTGTTCTCAAAGAACGGCAGCAGCGCCAGACATATCATTCCTGTGAGTATTCCTGAGAAAACAGACAGTATAATAAGAAGTCCCAGTATAGTCATAGGAAACTGGTTCACAAGCCCGTATGCCACAGAAAGTACCGCTTGAAACACTCCGAGAAA harbors:
- a CDS encoding manganese-dependent inorganic pyrophosphatase; amino-acid sequence: MSKEILVLGHKNPDTDSICSAIAYSALKNKTGANTIPIRLGEINKETEYVLEHFNVEKPRLQTNISGESVILVDHNERTQTADGFEEAKILELVDHHRISNFHTDEPLKVRMDIVGCTSTLVFELYKEAGLVPEKNIAGLMLSAIVSDTLLFKSPTCTDRDVAAAKELAVISGTDLEKYGIDMLIAGTNLDDKTNEELLNMDMKIFEIDTLKLAVAQVSTVDTNKLLAKKAELEKSISDFITKENLDMFMFVITDILNNNSVAMAAGSRADIAEKAFGQSMNNGILTLNGVVSRKKQIIPPLTKAVQN
- a CDS encoding diacylglycerol kinase, which gives rise to MKKFKFFKKYQDLDWDIKKERERDRKIIDSFNFAIEGTIETIRHEKHMKVHVFVSIVIITIAILTNISKLELMVLALTISLVLITELINTSVEAIVDLISPERHVLAKLAKDVAAAGVLIAAINAIIVGYLIFYDRILNIFNTNLQITRIAARTGNIVAITLGLICLIVVTLKAFWGKGTPLEGGMPSGHSAIAFSIFAMILFLTSDIRILLLGLLMALLVAQSRVKSKIHSFKEVLVGGAIGFLTTFLIFSIISAFGGLYN
- the ybeY gene encoding rRNA maturation RNase YbeY translates to MSNIEITYDISDVQEFMDEEKINEFVDLILEHEKVENIENIYISFLITTNEVIKNINSEYRGKDTPTDVISFAYNETENIGPFNILGDIIISEEKVREQAEEYEHSVEREFYYVLCHGMLHLLGYDHIDEEDKKVMREKEEQLLKEIGYERG